Proteins encoded within one genomic window of Spirulina major PCC 6313:
- a CDS encoding pentapeptide repeat-containing protein: MKARDVLQRYAAGEREFQGANLRGRSFRGKCLAGADFSGADIRGTDFTQADLTGVKFCRATAGLQQRQWVLSILIAWVMAAFSGFLYWIPEGLIGWLFSAESTEAIAGWIAIVILLAYFATLIHSGVLAGISTLAVIVAVTVVMAVASTSLLLIISEDIVSLVATAIAGAGARSAAVAVVVLGSITIAITIAMTEQLVIVGAVAIAFIVAMIGVIALAAVEAIPLAVIVEIAAALFLTGLNIYLAWRAMRGDPRDLWIRATAVAVAAWGGTCFRGADLTDADFSHAQLKCCDFREYKGEPTTLIRTVFKASTKIDLARPGKTLLAHPNIRNILINPGNGYNQNFYKMDLRGASLVGGNFEKANFKQADLSEADVRGANLKEANFTDTLVVGTNFTHAYLTGACLEAWNLDPTTIFKDVDCQYIYLREYPNTLGSRERRPHDPDKVFAPGDFERLYTQLMHTVEILLKGGMDNEAFAVAFQKIVAENSEITWDSVQSIEKKGEDVLLTLEVPPDTDKAQVERTFDAAYVARLEAQAEAQTLRAQDMKDLALALANQQNTINVKAESKAMSDNPNISVGGDFKGNLAGGDLDASSSVQNFDNLNSTISTALNQLPEPTESDKPNLKTILSELHTAINDSELEDDDKAEALAQLDILVQAGQTPSANGIKKQVKRATTMLTGLIASLPAAAKLVDTAKTLLPAIATYFGL, from the coding sequence ATGAAGGCGCGGGATGTATTGCAACGCTATGCAGCAGGGGAGCGGGAGTTTCAGGGCGCAAACTTGCGCGGGCGATCGTTTCGGGGGAAATGTTTAGCAGGGGCAGATTTTAGCGGTGCGGATATTCGCGGGACGGATTTTACACAAGCCGATTTGACCGGGGTGAAGTTTTGTAGAGCAACGGCTGGATTGCAGCAACGGCAATGGGTCTTGAGTATATTGATTGCATGGGTCATGGCTGCATTTTCTGGATTTTTGTACTGGATACCAGAAGGTCTGATTGGTTGGCTTTTCAGCGCAGAATCCACGGAAGCGATCGCCGGTTGGATAGCAATTGTAATTTTGCTGGCTTACTTTGCCACGTTAATTCACAGCGGTGTGTTGGCTGGAATTAGCACACTTGCCGTGATCGTTGCAGTCACAGTTGTAATGGCAGTGGCCAGTACAAGCTTATTGCTCATCATCAGTGAAGATATCGTCAGTTTAGTGGCAACGGCTATTGCGGGAGCAGGTGCCAGATCGGCTGCCGTTGCAGTCGTCGTTTTAGGAAGCATCACAATTGCCATTACCATTGCCATGACAGAACAGCTTGTCATTGTCGGAGCTGTCGCCATTGCGTTCATTGTTGCGATGATCGGAGTGATCGCGCTGGCCGCCGTAGAGGCGATCCCCCTTGCCGTGATCGTAGAAATTGCCGCTGCATTGTTCTTAACGGGCCTGAATATTTATTTGGCATGGCGAGCGATGCGCGGTGATCCCCGTGACCTGTGGATTCGTGCGACTGCTGTTGCTGTTGCCGCTTGGGGAGGAACCTGCTTCCGGGGTGCTGATTTAACGGATGCTGATTTCAGCCACGCTCAACTCAAATGTTGCGATTTTAGAGAGTACAAAGGTGAACCCACAACATTGATTCGCACTGTTTTTAAAGCCTCGACTAAAATCGATCTGGCCCGTCCGGGTAAAACACTTCTCGCTCACCCCAATATTCGCAATATTTTGATTAACCCAGGCAACGGCTACAATCAAAATTTCTACAAAATGGATCTTCGTGGTGCGTCTCTAGTGGGGGGGAATTTTGAAAAGGCAAATTTCAAACAAGCTGACCTGAGTGAGGCTGATGTGCGTGGTGCAAATTTGAAAGAAGCCAACTTCACCGATACACTTGTGGTGGGCACCAACTTCACCCATGCCTATCTAACTGGGGCCTGTCTCGAAGCCTGGAATCTCGACCCCACCACCATTTTCAAAGACGTAGACTGCCAATATATTTACCTCCGCGAATATCCCAATACCTTAGGCAGTCGTGAACGTCGTCCCCACGATCCTGACAAAGTTTTTGCACCGGGCGACTTTGAGCGGCTCTATACCCAACTGATGCACACTGTTGAGATTTTGCTCAAAGGTGGCATGGACAATGAAGCCTTCGCCGTTGCTTTTCAGAAAATCGTTGCAGAAAACTCTGAGATTACCTGGGATTCGGTGCAATCCATCGAGAAAAAAGGTGAAGACGTGTTGCTCACCCTCGAAGTCCCCCCCGACACGGATAAAGCCCAGGTTGAGCGCACCTTTGATGCGGCCTATGTTGCCCGTCTCGAAGCTCAAGCCGAAGCCCAGACACTCCGCGCTCAGGATATGAAAGACCTGGCCCTGGCGTTGGCGAATCAACAGAATACAATCAACGTAAAAGCAGAAAGTAAAGCCATGAGTGATAACCCGAATATTTCAGTCGGTGGTGATTTCAAAGGCAACCTCGCCGGGGGTGATCTCGATGCCAGTAGTTCCGTGCAGAACTTCGACAACCTCAACAGCACGATCAGCACTGCCCTGAACCAACTTCCGGAACCCACCGAATCCGACAAACCCAACCTCAAAACCATTCTGAGCGAACTCCACACCGCAATCAACGACAGCGAACTGGAGGACGACGACAAAGCCGAAGCCCTTGCCCAACTGGATATCCTTGTGCAAGCGGGTCAAACCCCCAGCGCCAACGGTATTAAAAAACAGGTGAAACGCGCCACCACAATGCTCACCGGCTTGATCGCCAGCTTACCCGCTGCGGCGAAACTCGTAGACACCGCGAAGACCCTCTTACCTGCGATCGCTACCTACTTCGGCCTCTAA
- a CDS encoding cytochrome c oxidase subunit 3 — MTTTLDASQNGAYPAETIAAASESHGEHGDHRVLGLMTFLASESLMFFGIFTAYLIYRSTAEVWPPEGTEVELFLPAINTIILVSSSFVIHMGDLAIKKGKVQQMRLWYAATIVMGLVFLGGQVYEYTELGYGLSTNVFSSCFYVMTGFHGLHVLVGVLMMVGVLWRSRRPGHYSATKHTGVEMTEIYWHFVDIIWIILFVLLYILTLF, encoded by the coding sequence ATGACCACCACCCTAGATGCGTCTCAAAATGGAGCCTATCCCGCCGAAACGATCGCTGCTGCGAGCGAAAGCCACGGTGAACACGGCGACCATCGCGTCCTTGGTCTGATGACCTTCCTCGCCTCCGAATCCCTGATGTTTTTCGGGATTTTCACGGCTTACTTAATCTATCGCTCTACGGCGGAAGTCTGGCCCCCAGAAGGCACCGAAGTCGAACTCTTTTTACCCGCGATCAACACGATCATTCTGGTGTCCAGTAGCTTTGTAATTCACATGGGCGATCTGGCGATCAAAAAAGGAAAGGTGCAACAAATGCGCCTTTGGTACGCCGCCACGATTGTGATGGGCTTGGTCTTCCTCGGTGGACAGGTGTATGAATACACCGAATTGGGGTATGGACTGTCAACCAATGTGTTTTCCAGTTGTTTCTATGTAATGACGGGATTCCACGGGTTGCACGTCTTGGTGGGCGTGTTGATGATGGTGGGGGTCTTGTGGCGATCGCGCCGCCCCGGCCACTACAGCGCCACAAAGCACACCGGCGTTGAAATGACTGAAATTTATTGGCACTTCGTCGATATTATCTGGATCATTCTCTTCGTCCTCCTTTACATTTTGACCTTGTTCTAA
- the ctaD gene encoding cytochrome c oxidase subunit I — protein MQSPSPQPQEQSGHHHPEQWSWYHYFLYNTDHKVIGIQYLVTAFVFYLIAGVMALLMRTELYTADPDFLAPEVYNMLLTNHGTLMIFFWIVPAAIGGFGNYLVPLMIGAKDMAFPNLNAIAFWLNPIAAIFLFASLFYGGAQAGWTSYPPLSLITNNMGQSLWILAIALIGTSSILGALNFLVTIYKLKTPNMQWDELPLFCWAMVATSLLALFSTPVLAIGLIMLLFDINFGTGFFRPEMGGDVVVYQHLFWFYSHPAVYLMILPIFGIMSEVISTHARKPIFGYKAIAYSSLAICVVGLFVWVHHMFTSGTPAWMRMFFTISTLIVAVPTGVKIFSWVATLWGGKIRLTSPLLFAVGLLAMFVFGGLSGVTLGAAPFDIHVHDTYYVVAHFHYVLFGGSVFGLYAAIYHWFPKITGRMYNETLGRIHFVLTFIGTNLTFLPMHNLGLQGMPRRIAMYDPQFEFINKICTYGSMILGISILPFFFNMIWSWSQGTPAGRNPWRSLTLEWQTTSPPAIENFDEEPIVWAGPYDYGVDTQTFEADDPTVEEILAEVGQEMK, from the coding sequence ATGCAATCGCCATCACCGCAGCCTCAGGAGCAGAGTGGTCATCACCATCCTGAGCAGTGGTCTTGGTATCACTACTTTCTCTACAACACAGACCACAAGGTGATCGGGATTCAATATCTCGTCACGGCGTTTGTGTTTTATCTCATTGCCGGGGTGATGGCTCTGCTAATGCGGACGGAGCTATATACCGCCGATCCGGATTTCCTCGCGCCGGAAGTCTACAACATGCTGCTGACGAACCACGGCACGTTGATGATCTTTTTCTGGATTGTCCCGGCGGCGATCGGGGGGTTTGGTAACTACCTCGTGCCGTTGATGATCGGGGCGAAGGATATGGCGTTTCCGAATTTGAATGCGATCGCCTTCTGGCTCAACCCCATTGCCGCCATTTTTCTATTTGCTAGTTTGTTCTACGGGGGAGCACAGGCCGGCTGGACATCCTACCCGCCCTTGAGCTTGATCACCAACAACATGGGGCAGAGCCTTTGGATTCTCGCCATTGCCTTGATTGGTACTTCGTCGATCTTGGGGGCACTCAACTTCCTCGTCACGATCTACAAACTCAAAACGCCAAACATGCAGTGGGATGAGTTGCCCCTGTTCTGTTGGGCCATGGTGGCCACCTCGCTGTTAGCCCTCTTCTCCACCCCGGTTTTGGCCATTGGCCTGATCATGCTCTTGTTTGATATCAACTTCGGCACCGGCTTTTTCCGGCCCGAAATGGGCGGCGATGTGGTGGTCTATCAACACCTGTTTTGGTTCTATTCCCACCCGGCGGTGTATCTGATGATTCTGCCGATCTTTGGGATTATGTCCGAGGTGATTTCCACCCACGCCCGCAAGCCGATTTTTGGCTATAAAGCGATCGCCTATTCCAGCCTCGCCATCTGCGTCGTCGGTCTCTTCGTCTGGGTTCACCACATGTTCACCAGCGGCACCCCCGCCTGGATGCGGATGTTCTTCACGATCTCCACCCTGATCGTCGCCGTCCCCACCGGAGTCAAAATCTTCAGTTGGGTCGCCACCCTCTGGGGCGGTAAAATCCGTCTCACCAGTCCCCTGCTCTTTGCCGTCGGTCTGTTGGCCATGTTCGTCTTCGGCGGCTTAAGCGGGGTCACCCTCGGCGCGGCTCCCTTCGACATCCATGTCCACGATACCTACTATGTGGTGGCGCATTTCCACTACGTCCTCTTTGGCGGCTCCGTCTTTGGGCTGTACGCCGCGATTTACCACTGGTTCCCGAAAATCACAGGGCGGATGTACAACGAAACCCTCGGCCGGATTCACTTTGTCCTCACCTTCATCGGCACGAACCTCACCTTCTTGCCGATGCATAACTTGGGCTTGCAGGGGATGCCGCGCCGGATCGCCATGTACGACCCGCAGTTTGAATTTATCAACAAAATCTGTACCTACGGGTCGATGATCCTGGGGATTTCGATTTTGCCCTTCTTCTTCAATATGATTTGGAGTTGGAGTCAAGGCACACCTGCGGGCCGCAATCCCTGGCGATCGCTCACCCTCGAATGGCAAACCACCTCCCCCCCGGCCATCGAAAACTTCGATGAAGAACCCATCGTCTGGGCTGGCCCCTACGATTACGGGGTGGATACCCAAACCTTTGAAGCCGATGATCCCACGGTCGAGGAAATCCTCGCCGAAGTCGGTCAAGAAATGAAATAA
- a CDS encoding cytochrome c oxidase subunit II: MANEKETVPGTLITLTIGVVVTAVSVWYGKNNGLLPAQVSLQAPLVDDLFNVMVTIGTALFLVVEGAIVYAVIKFRHRPGDESDSFPVKGNFSLEIFWTAIPAFLVIGLGIYSVQVYNQMGGFDTAGQMAHNHTHHHAVQVASLPRDGDAMPLLASADPNAYGIGATPEEGMRMADLEVDVAGMQYAWIFTYPETGIVTGELHVPVDQDIKLNIEAKDVLHAFWLPEFRIKQDAIPGKTTQLRFVATQTGTYPIVCAELCGAYHGGMRSQIIVHSPEDYADWVASNTVAQGLATESVAIASELTDSDRILAHTADQPITPTMLDQIPTPTAL, encoded by the coding sequence ATGGCTAACGAAAAAGAAACAGTACCCGGTACATTAATTACGCTGACGATTGGGGTTGTCGTCACAGCCGTCAGCGTTTGGTACGGAAAGAATAACGGCCTTCTCCCGGCCCAAGTTTCGCTCCAAGCTCCCTTGGTCGATGACTTGTTCAACGTCATGGTCACGATTGGGACAGCTCTATTTTTGGTAGTCGAGGGGGCGATTGTCTATGCCGTGATCAAGTTTCGCCATCGTCCGGGGGATGAAAGTGATAGCTTTCCGGTCAAAGGTAATTTTTCCCTAGAAATTTTTTGGACGGCGATCCCGGCCTTTTTAGTCATTGGACTAGGGATTTACAGCGTCCAGGTCTACAACCAGATGGGAGGCTTTGATACGGCCGGGCAAATGGCCCACAACCATACCCACCACCACGCAGTCCAGGTGGCAAGCTTACCCAGGGATGGGGACGCGATGCCTCTGCTGGCTAGTGCAGACCCCAATGCCTATGGCATCGGGGCAACGCCGGAAGAAGGAATGCGGATGGCGGATTTAGAAGTTGATGTGGCGGGGATGCAGTACGCCTGGATTTTCACCTATCCAGAGACGGGGATTGTCACCGGGGAATTGCATGTGCCGGTGGATCAAGATATCAAGCTCAACATCGAAGCGAAAGATGTGCTCCATGCCTTCTGGTTACCGGAGTTTCGGATTAAGCAGGATGCGATTCCGGGCAAAACGACTCAACTCCGCTTTGTGGCGACGCAAACGGGGACGTACCCGATTGTTTGTGCAGAGTTGTGTGGGGCGTATCATGGCGGGATGCGATCGCAAATTATCGTCCATAGCCCCGAAGACTATGCCGATTGGGTGGCATCGAATACCGTGGCCCAGGGTTTGGCAACGGAGTCTGTGGCGATCGCGTCTGAACTGACCGACAGCGATCGCATCCTGGCCCACACCGCCGATCAACCCATCACCCCAACGATGCTCGACCAAATCCCCACCCCCACGGCCCTCTAA
- a CDS encoding YdcF family protein — protein MVLKLGLQRRSGAVHQSSQHRVSLWFLPLVVLALIVAYKQVRMIVAEPRAALVLGGLEARESYAAQLAHDDPGLEVWVSSGSPEAYVQGVFASAGVERDRLHLNYDAEDTVTNFTTLVDDLEAAGIKSIYLITSANHMHRARIIGEVVLGSRGIVIKPLPIEEGGIAQESWAKSMVDGGRAILWLFTGHTATELKEDLGQKLRSW, from the coding sequence ATGGTTCTGAAATTAGGGCTTCAGCGACGTTCTGGGGCGGTGCATCAATCTTCGCAACATCGAGTGTCCCTGTGGTTTTTACCGCTGGTGGTGTTGGCATTAATCGTGGCGTACAAACAGGTGCGGATGATCGTGGCTGAACCTCGTGCGGCCTTGGTGCTGGGGGGGTTGGAGGCGCGAGAATCCTACGCGGCTCAGTTGGCCCATGATGATCCGGGTTTGGAGGTGTGGGTGTCGTCGGGGAGTCCGGAGGCCTATGTCCAGGGGGTCTTTGCGTCGGCGGGGGTGGAGCGCGATCGCCTCCATCTCAACTACGATGCTGAAGATACTGTCACCAACTTCACCACCTTGGTGGATGACCTAGAGGCTGCGGGCATCAAGAGCATTTACCTGATTACCTCCGCTAACCATATGCACCGCGCTCGGATTATTGGGGAAGTGGTGCTCGGTAGTCGGGGCATTGTGATTAAACCCCTGCCCATTGAGGAAGGGGGAATCGCTCAAGAGTCTTGGGCAAAAAGTATGGTGGATGGGGGGCGGGCTATTTTATGGCTTTTCACCGGCCATACGGCGACCGAGTTGAAAGAGGATCTCGGCCAGAAGCTGCGATCATGGTAG